In one window of Methanobrevibacter millerae DNA:
- a CDS encoding MATE family efflux transporter has protein sequence MSNEIITHKFRELLLPSLLIAMALNIASVVDASFVSTFLGHNAQAALQVLEPLVLLITIFEWLFGLGGQILALNKKAEFDEDGSNHYFTTSMLSTIVLSALILVACFLFKDALINLLHPTAGALPYVDAYSVYLFICFPIATILGVLCQFIRVDGQPNFASGVIILVNIINIILDYLFLGVFHMGIEGASLAMLIGYVVGSMCILKYHFDSKRTFRFVLSKLKFRTWITSTIEIIKIGLPGASMGFFNVLLIYVMNLIVSGVLGELGLDIFNVCVSALLIISILIMGFAETLSSIVPIYYAQNDFYNLNHIVRNSVLITLACSVIFTVFLLVYPDGLLMFFKLHQMPNDSLVENAIRIYSLAFIPMAFSTMLLFYYEGIERTVESGIITIISEFLGPLMFTYLLYPYIGITSVWLSFPLGFILSIVVVAIYVKIVERKDSEYYGLFFIRKGLIEKTRNYTLESKNDAVKSEMFNHLESLNADNSSIETLDKIINTIFDSNNEKVHVEILLIDYDDKITINMKDEGKREVMNDIEKSFSQDNIKVSEVLGFNNIEYVINMR, from the coding sequence TGGCTTTAAACATAGCTTCAGTTGTTGATGCAAGTTTTGTTTCAACATTCCTTGGACACAATGCGCAAGCGGCTTTACAGGTTTTAGAACCTTTGGTATTGTTAATTACAATATTTGAATGGTTATTTGGATTGGGAGGCCAAATTTTAGCTTTAAACAAAAAGGCGGAATTTGATGAAGACGGAAGCAATCATTATTTCACAACTTCAATGCTTTCAACAATAGTTCTATCCGCTTTGATTTTAGTGGCATGCTTTTTATTTAAAGATGCCTTAATTAATCTATTGCATCCAACTGCAGGGGCGCTACCTTATGTAGACGCATATAGTGTATATTTATTCATTTGTTTCCCGATTGCGACTATATTGGGGGTTTTATGTCAGTTTATTCGTGTTGATGGACAACCAAATTTTGCTTCAGGAGTAATTATTCTTGTAAACATTATCAACATAATTCTAGATTATCTGTTTCTTGGTGTTTTTCATATGGGTATTGAAGGAGCATCACTTGCAATGTTGATAGGTTATGTAGTTGGATCAATGTGTATTTTAAAATATCATTTTGATTCAAAAAGAACTTTCAGATTCGTTTTATCCAAATTGAAATTCAGGACTTGGATAACCTCAACAATTGAAATAATTAAAATAGGTCTTCCGGGCGCAAGTATGGGCTTTTTTAATGTATTATTGATTTATGTCATGAATTTGATTGTCAGCGGAGTTTTAGGAGAGTTAGGTTTGGACATATTCAATGTATGTGTGAGTGCATTGTTGATAATAAGTATTTTAATCATGGGATTCGCCGAAACATTATCTTCCATTGTTCCTATTTATTATGCGCAAAATGATTTTTATAATCTGAATCATATTGTGCGAAATTCAGTTTTAATAACATTAGCTTGTTCAGTGATATTTACTGTATTTCTGTTAGTATATCCTGATGGATTATTAATGTTTTTCAAACTTCACCAAATGCCTAATGATAGTTTGGTGGAAAATGCGATTAGGATATATTCATTGGCATTCATACCTATGGCATTTTCAACTATGCTGTTGTTTTATTATGAAGGAATTGAAAGAACTGTGGAATCCGGAATCATTACAATCATTTCAGAATTTCTAGGACCGTTAATGTTTACATACCTATTATATCCCTACATTGGCATCACCAGCGTCTGGCTATCTTTCCCGTTAGGGTTTATTCTATCAATAGTTGTTGTTGCCATTTATGTGAAAATAGTTGAAAGAAAGGACAGCGAATATTATGGATTGTTTTTCATTAGAAAGGGATTAATTGAAAAAACTAGAAATTATACTTTAGAAAGCAAAAATGATGCTGTGAAATCTGAAATGTTTAATCATTTGGAGAGTTTGAATGCAGATAATTCATCTATTGAAACATTGGATAAGATAATAAACACCATTTTTGATTCAAACAATGAAAAAGTGCATGTGGAAATACTATTGATTGACTATGATGATAAAATAACTATCAATATGAAGGATGAAGGAAAAAGGGAAGTAATGAATGATATTGAAAAATCCTTTTCGCAGGATAACATCAAAGTTAGTGAAGTATTGGGATTTAATAATATAGAATATGTAATTAATATGCGCTAA
- the nifS gene encoding cysteine desulfurase NifS: MYLDNSATTQVSEEVFEEMLPYFKEEFGNPSTLYSIGRESKKALELARKRVADAINAKPEEIFFTGGGSESDNLAVKGIAFKLAKKGKHIITTEIEHPAIKETLYFLESLDFKVTYLPVYENGIIKIEDLKEAITDETILITVMHANNEIGTLQPIEEIGKIAREKGIKFHTDAVQSFGKVEVDVEKLNVDLLSLSSHKINGPKGVGALYIRKGTRVVPLIHGGGQEKGIRAGTENVPGIVGFGKACELAAAQLDEHYDKLSAIRDELIDKVLTTIPEAYLNGDAENRLPNLVNFRFKAIEGESLILLLDAKGYQASTGSACSSNKLEASPVLTALGLDPVDVHGSLRISLAPESDAFDVDAFVETIAESVQRLRQMSPLWNQELDYDNIMCKKHSDTCKRC, from the coding sequence ATGTATTTGGATAACTCAGCAACTACACAGGTCAGCGAGGAAGTTTTTGAAGAAATGCTGCCATATTTCAAAGAGGAGTTTGGAAACCCTTCCACTCTCTATTCAATCGGACGTGAATCAAAAAAGGCTTTGGAATTGGCTCGTAAAAGAGTGGCTGATGCAATTAACGCAAAGCCTGAAGAGATTTTCTTCACCGGTGGCGGATCTGAATCCGATAATTTGGCGGTTAAGGGCATTGCCTTTAAACTGGCTAAAAAAGGTAAACATATAATTACCACAGAAATCGAGCATCCTGCCATTAAGGAAACTCTTTACTTTTTAGAATCACTTGATTTTAAAGTAACCTATTTGCCGGTTTATGAAAACGGTATAATAAAGATTGAAGACTTGAAAGAGGCAATAACCGATGAAACGATTTTAATTACTGTAATGCATGCAAACAATGAAATCGGAACCCTCCAGCCAATTGAGGAAATCGGTAAAATCGCCCGCGAAAAAGGCATCAAGTTCCATACGGATGCCGTTCAAAGCTTCGGAAAAGTTGAAGTGGATGTTGAGAAATTAAATGTCGATTTGCTTTCTTTATCTTCACATAAGATTAACGGTCCAAAAGGTGTTGGAGCATTATACATTAGAAAAGGAACCCGTGTCGTTCCTCTAATTCATGGAGGAGGACAGGAAAAAGGCATCAGGGCAGGAACCGAAAACGTTCCTGGAATAGTCGGATTCGGTAAGGCATGCGAACTTGCAGCCGCCCAACTGGATGAACACTATGATAAACTCTCAGCAATCAGGGATGAGCTGATTGACAAGGTTCTAACCACTATTCCTGAAGCTTATTTAAATGGTGATGCCGAAAACAGGTTGCCGAACCTTGTAAACTTCAGGTTCAAGGCCATTGAAGGGGAATCATTAATTCTCCTGCTTGACGCGAAAGGCTATCAGGCCTCAACCGGTTCAGCATGCTCATCAAATAAGCTGGAAGCCTCTCCTGTACTGACCGCATTGGGATTGGATCCCGTTGATGTTCACGGATCTTTAAGGATTTCACTTGCTCCAGAAAGCGATGCCTTTGACGTTGACGCATTTGTTGAAACGATTGCAGAGTCTGTTCAAAGATTAAGGCAAATGTCTCCTTTATGGAATCAGGAACTTGATTACGATAATATAATGTGTAAAAAACACAGCGATACTTGTAAGAGGTGTTAA
- a CDS encoding O-acetylhomoserine aminocarboxypropyltransferase/cysteine synthase family protein translates to MSNEKSYGLATLGVRAGQEPDPVTGAQAVPIYQTTSYVFKDSDEAARRFALQEFGQIYSRLTNPTSDVFEARIAAIEGGNSGLSTSSGLAAITYAILNVTQPGDNIVSADNLYGGTYQLFDYTLKDLAREVRFVDSQDLQAFEDAIDEKTKAIYAESIGNPKLDVPDFEALAEIAHSHDIPLIVDNTIGVGLVRPLEHGADVIAASATKYVGGHGTAVGGYIVDSGKFNWGNGKFPNFSEPDPSYHGLVFWDSFGDVPELGNIAFTVRARARLLRDIGATQAPVHSFIFLQGLESLDVRVKRHSENALKVAKFLESHPKVNWVNYPGLESHPTYEINKKYLKDNFAGILGFGVKGGEEAGRKVIEHLKLFSILANIGDAKSLAIHPASTTHQQLTPEEQEATGVTPDFIRLSIGLEDVNDLIDDLSQALDAID, encoded by the coding sequence ATGAGTAATGAAAAAAGTTATGGTTTAGCAACTTTAGGTGTAAGAGCAGGCCAAGAGCCGGATCCTGTAACCGGAGCTCAGGCGGTGCCTATCTATCAGACAACTTCGTATGTATTCAAGGACTCAGATGAAGCTGCAAGGAGATTCGCCCTTCAAGAATTTGGACAAATTTATTCCAGATTAACTAACCCAACCAGCGATGTATTTGAAGCAAGAATTGCCGCCATTGAAGGTGGAAATTCAGGTCTTTCAACATCAAGTGGTCTTGCAGCAATCACATACGCAATATTGAACGTTACACAGCCTGGAGACAACATAGTATCAGCCGATAACCTTTACGGAGGAACCTATCAATTGTTCGACTACACTTTAAAGGATTTGGCACGTGAAGTAAGATTTGTCGATTCACAGGACTTGCAGGCTTTTGAAGATGCAATCGATGAAAAGACAAAAGCGATTTATGCAGAATCAATCGGTAATCCAAAACTGGATGTGCCGGACTTTGAAGCATTGGCAGAAATCGCACACAGCCATGATATTCCATTAATTGTCGACAATACAATCGGTGTAGGTTTGGTAAGACCATTGGAACATGGTGCTGATGTCATTGCAGCATCCGCAACCAAATATGTAGGAGGACATGGAACTGCTGTTGGAGGATATATTGTGGACTCAGGTAAATTCAACTGGGGCAACGGAAAATTCCCTAACTTCTCAGAACCTGATCCAAGTTATCACGGACTGGTCTTCTGGGATTCATTCGGAGACGTTCCTGAACTTGGAAACATTGCATTTACCGTAAGGGCAAGGGCAAGGTTATTAAGAGACATCGGAGCTACTCAGGCACCTGTACACAGCTTCATTTTCCTTCAGGGACTTGAAAGCCTGGACGTACGTGTAAAAAGACACTCTGAAAACGCCTTGAAAGTCGCTAAATTCCTTGAATCCCATCCTAAAGTTAACTGGGTTAACTATCCTGGATTGGAATCACACCCAACCTATGAAATCAACAAAAAATACTTGAAAGACAATTTCGCTGGAATTTTAGGATTCGGTGTTAAAGGTGGAGAGGAAGCAGGAAGAAAAGTCATTGAACATTTAAAACTCTTCTCAATCCTTGCAAATATCGGAGACGCAAAAAGTCTTGCAATCCACCCTGCAAGTACTACGCATCAGCAATTGACTCCTGAAGAACAGGAAGCAACCGGCGTAACTCCTGATTTCATCAGATTATCAATCGGTTTGGAAGATGTCAATGATTTAATTGATGACCTAAGTCAGGCTTTGGATGCCATTGACTAG
- a CDS encoding desulfoferrodoxin family protein: protein MFEFPAQTEGEKSPKHKPVVEIDGDKVSVKVGEAAHPMDDDHYIQFLIVEAGAELYVKCFKPGDVAEATFTVNSTDDVKAFAFCNLHGLWSSE, encoded by the coding sequence ATGTTCGAATTCCCTGCACAGACCGAAGGAGAAAAATCTCCTAAACACAAACCTGTAGTTGAAATTGACGGTGATAAAGTAAGTGTAAAAGTCGGCGAAGCTGCTCATCCAATGGATGATGATCACTACATTCAATTCTTAATTGTTGAAGCAGGCGCAGAACTATATGTAAAATGCTTCAAACCAGGTGATGTTGCAGAAGCAACCTTCACAGTAAACTCCACTGATGATGTAAAAGCATTTGCTTTCTGTAATTTACACGGTCTCTGGTCCAGCGAATAG
- the nifU gene encoding Fe-S cluster assembly scaffold protein NifU, which yields MDYSEKVMDHFANPRNCRLMEDANGIGTVGNPTCGDLMTIYIKVNDDDVIEDISFQTFGCGAAIATSSMITELAVGKTLDEALAISRNDVAEELDGLPPIKMHCSNLAADGLQAAIENYRESNQ from the coding sequence ATGGATTATTCAGAAAAAGTAATGGATCACTTCGCAAACCCTAGAAACTGCAGATTAATGGAAGATGCAAACGGCATCGGAACTGTAGGAAACCCTACATGCGGAGATTTAATGACAATTTACATTAAGGTTAATGATGATGACGTGATTGAGGACATCAGTTTCCAGACATTCGGTTGTGGTGCGGCAATCGCAACAAGCAGCATGATTACCGAATTGGCTGTCGGCAAAACTTTGGACGAAGCCCTTGCCATTTCACGTAATGACGTCGCAGAGGAACTTGATGGACTTCCACCAATCAAAATGCACTGTTCAAACTTGGCCGCCGACGGTCTTCAGGCAGCTATTGAAAACTATCGTGAAAGTAACCAATAG